In Alkalimarinus alittae, the DNA window CATGCTGGGAGGTGCGTTTAACCCGATTGCAGGTTGATTTTATCGAGATAGCTAACGTATGGTTAAGACATATCAACCGTTAAGAGTTTACTTATGCACCTTCTCATTGGTTTTTTAGCCGCTCTACTCGTGTTTACGCTAATTCGCTATGGCATCAATAGTAGCCCGAAGCAGCGACGTAAACTGGTTTATATCGTGGCCGTTGGATTGGCGGGCGCGGTTTTACTATTGCTACTGATAACCGGCAGAATTCACTTTGTTGCGGCTATAGTCGCAGCGATTATCCCATTTGCTAAAAAAATACCCGCATTGTTGAAATATATACCCATTGTGCGCTATTTAAAGCAATGGGTGGGGGGCTCGACGCCTGTTGGTCCAGATGGCGTCACGGTTGTTGAAACCTCTTTACTTACGATGTCACTGACGCACACAAGCGGAAAAATGGACGGTGAAATCTTGCAGGGTGAGCTTAAAGGCCAGCGCTTATCGCAGTTGAATCCTGCACAGCTTTATCAACTCTATCAATTAGCATCCGAACAATATGCAGACTCAGTTCCTGTCTTTGATGCCTTTCTACAGCGGCATATAGGGCAAGCGTGGCGTAAAAAAGCTGAACAGTGTGGGTATCAGTTTGATGAACTGAATGCGCCTACCTTCCATTCTGACATGGACGAGTCTCAAGCATTGCAGATTCTGGGGTTAACAGAGGGGGCCACTAAAAAAGAAATACTAGATGCACACCGAAAACTGATGCAGAAATTGCACCCAGACCGCGGTGGAAGTAACTTTTTAGCAGCACAGGTGAATACTGCGAAAGACGTGTTGTTAAATAATATGAATGCTTAAACGGCTATTAATGAAGCCACAGCATGGCATAACCGGGCATTGTTTAGTCGCCTACAAGGTCAACTTTAATGGTCATGCTTTGGTTATCAATCGAATGTCGTTCAGTAGAGTAGCCAATGCCGCTCGTGCTACGTTGAGAATCTTGGCGGGTGCCTCCAATCGTCGCCCACTCACCCAATCTAACGACTTGAACTGACTCAATCGTGGCGGTATTGATTGTATTGGGTTGGCGTTTGCTAGCTTGATTTTGCTGGGTACGTATTTTTAGTTCAACCTGATCGCTACCCATTAGTCTAGGTTCAATATAAAACCCGCTTGTCATATCAATATAATCTACTCCGTTAACCCACTGGCCGTTTATTAATTGTCGCTCACGTACGGGGTGTTTTTGGCCTGCGCTAACGAATGCAGAATGGCCTTCTAATACTCTAACGGCTTGACTGCCTGTTCCACGGGTTTTGTACGATTTTTTATGCGCTTGAATGTTTATGCTGCCATTGTTCATGGTGTTTGTGGATGTTGATATCGAGCCTGATATTCCTTTATTGTTTTGTTGGGCGTTGGCATCGCTAGATACGCTGATCAGGAACTGGTTAGGTGCAACATCTAAAGAGGTTACCAGTTGTTTGATCTCTTCTAAGGTTGACCCGTCAGCCCTAATGGTTAATTGCTGACCCCTTCCGACCACTCGCACTTGCTGTTCAGGGTAGAGTGCTTTTATTTGGCTTGCTATATCTTCTGCTGCTCGGTATTGAACTGAGATTACCTCAATATTTTGTGCAAATACTGCCTGACTCACGCTTAATAGTAAGAACAGTATGCTTATTTTAATAGCGGCTAAACTCGGCGTTAAAACCCAACTGAATCTCATGTTTAATCCTTAATCTGCGCAAAGATATAAGTTTAAATAGCGTTACACCCTACACAAAAAATGTAGCATTAAAACGCTAACGTAGCAGCCTTTCAGTTTAGACCTTTATGCGGCAGACTAAACAATGAATATTGATAAGTTTAGCCTGAGTGGGTTTGCAAGCGAGTTTAATTGGGTTAAGATTCTTTCATGAATATGAAAAACACACGCCTACACATCACTGCATTTGACCTCTTTGTCGCGTTGACGAAGCCGTGTTCTGCCGTGTCTGTCGATAAAAATGGCAATAACGGTGTTGTTTCATCTAACAATTTTTCTGGTTGGCAGTATTGGTTTTACTATTTTAGTAAGACGGTTAAGCGAACCCTGGATACTCGTTAAGTACGACAATGTATCAGGAAGGTGAGTTTAACAAAACAGCCTTCCGGACAAGTTTTATAAAACCCCGAAAGGCTTTGGCTAATCGGGGTTTTTTCGTTTTAGGGCTTTAACTAAGTAAGGAATATAAGGATTCATCTATGACTAACTCAACTAGCATAGGTTTAGATCATCAGGCTGAAGCTGAGACATCTTCCACCTCTGTGGATGTTTTGCCTTCATCACTAGTGATTAAACAGCAGTTACAAGCGGCTGGCGCTTTACGATTGCAGGTTCAGCAACAACAGCAAATGATTAATCGCATTGTCAGTGGTGCAGATCCTCGCATGATGGTGGTGACAGGGCCTTGCTCAATACATGACACCGCATCGGCTATCGATTACGGGCGACGCCTTGCGCATTTATCTTCTAAAGTGAGTGACCGTTTGTGCTTAGTCATGCGTTGCTACTTTGAAAAACCAAGAACAACCGTCGGGTGGAAGGGGCTGTTACATGACCCGTTATTAGATGGCAGCGATGACATGGAACGGGGCGTGAGATTATCTCGTACTCTATTACTTGAACTTGCCGGTATGGGGCTGCCATTGGCGACAGAAGCACTTAGCCCATTAGCCATTAGCTACTTTGATGACCTTATTAGCTGGGTTGCTATCGGTGCAAGAACAACTGAATCTCAGCCTCATAGAGAAATGGCGAGTGGATTGTCTGCTGCCGTAGGATTTAAGAACGCGACAGATGGAGGTTTTACGGCAGCGATTAATTCCATGAAGTCAGCGGCAAATCCTCATGTGTTTATGGGGGTGTCTGAGAATGGTGAGATAGGAATCGTTCGTACCGCCGGAAACCCTAATGGCCATATCGTACTCAGAGGTGGAAACGGACAACCGAATTATGATGCGCTCAATATAGCGCGTTGCCAGCATGCACTTCGAGATGCCGGTTTGAATCAGCGCATTATGATTGACTGCAGTCACGAGAATTCAGGCAAAGACCACCTCAAACAACCCCTTGTACTGAAAGACATTGCTGAACAAGTGAAGGCGGGTAATAGCGCTATTATGGGCATAATGATTGAAAGTCATATAAATGAGCATCGACAAGATATTTCAGCTGACATGGAGTACGGTGTCTCTATCACTGATGCGTGCATGAGTTGGGAGCAGACTGAGCGTTCAATTAACGCGCTGTATGAGTCGCTTGGTTAATTGAAAGTGCTGATGAAAAAAGAAGCTGATTAATTGAGGCTATCTTTTTTCATTTTCTGATTGGTCTTGATCAGATTTTGGACATGCAGTGGATACCGTGAACGCAATGCCAACCAACGCGGCGGATACAATCATGATAAACACCCATATATGCCCCAAATACCAAGTTAGAAAGACGCAAATAGCCCCTAGTGAAAAGGTATAGAGTAACGCTTGTTTAACCGTCATTTTTGTCTACTTTTTAGAACGTGCTTAAGGGTATGCCATCAGCGCTAATGAGTTGAAGAGCAAAAGAGTGCAGTGCCTACCGTATTGAAACTTAGCGGTGATTCATCTGAGATAGACTAGACTTAAGGGGGTTATGGTCGCAGAGTCTTAAGCCTAAAACAACATAAACGGACGAGCTGATAATAGATAAGAAACATCAGTTATATGTAAAAGCTATCAATATGATTGAATCAATTGATTGTATTAATTTTAGGCTTTGCGATATCTTATGATTATCAGATAAACACTACGCACTAGGAGACGTACATGTTGCAATCTAAAGAAGGTCAAGCAGTACCACAGGTCACCTTTCCAACTCGTGAAAATAATGAGTGGAAACAGGTCAGCACGAATGAACTATTTGCAGGTAAGACTGTTGTGCTGTTTGCATTACCCGGAGCATTTACACCGACTTGCTCAAGCACACACTTACCTCGATATAACGAATTAGCGGGTGTATTTAAAGAAAATGGTGTTGATAGCATTATTTGCTTGTCTGTAAACGATCCGTTTGTAATGGACGCATGGAAAGAAAACCAAAAGGCCGAGAATATCTCTTTCTTACCGGATGGAAATGCGGACTTCTCAGAAGGTATGGGAATGGCCGTCGATAAAAATGACTTAGGGTTTGGTAAGCGTTCGTGGCGTTATTCCATGCTAGTAAAAGATGGAGTCATCGAGAAGATGTTTATTGAGCCAGAAAAGCCAGGCGACCCTTTTGAAGTGTCTGACGCCGATACGATGCTTAATTACATCAACCCGAATGCGAAGTTGCCGTCACGTATTACGTTATTCAGTAAGCCTGGTTGCTCACACTGTCACAGAGCTAGAGATTTGCTGAATAAGAAAGGCTTTAGATTTGAAGATATCGAACTGGGTCAAGGCGGTGTTAGTTACAGCTCATTGCAGGCCGTTACCGGTAAAGGAACTACGCCTCAAGTATTTGTTGATGGTGCTTTGATCGGTGGGGCAGATGAGTTGGAAGCCTACTTAGGTCAGTAGTCCAAAGAGCGCGAGCTTTGCCGGTCGGTAGGGCTCACGACTCATGCACGATGTTATCCGGTTCATTCTGAGTAAGGATGCTCTCTCTATTCATGCGAGGCAAGAGGCAATAATGCAGTCAGATCAGTTAGACAATAGAATACAAAACGTTGATGTTGTCATTATCGGGGCCGGTACGGCAGGCCTAGGGGCTTACCGAGAGGTTAGTAAGCATACTGATAGTGTCGTATTAATTGAAGGAGGCCCCTATGGTACGACCTGTGCTCGAGTGGGGTGTATGCCGAGTAAGTTGTTAATTGCCGCAGCAGAAGCCGCTCATGCAATAGAGAAAGCGCCTATATTTGGAGTAAGTGCAGGCCCAGTATCCGTTGATGGGAAAGCCGTTATGCAGCGAGTTCGCTCTGAAAGAGACCGATTTGCCGGCTTTGTTGTTGAGTCTGTTGAAGAGATCCCAGAATCAAAGCGTATTCGAGGTTATGCCACGTTTGTAGATGATCACCGGTTAAACATCTCGCTTGAAGCGGGCGGCGAAACAGCGCTATATGCTGAGCGTGTGGTGATTGCTACCGGCAGTCGTCCGACTTATCCTCCTACCTTTGAAGCTTTAGGCGATAGACTCTTAATTAACGACTCGGTTTTTGAACTAGAAAGCTTGCCTGAATCGGTTGCTGTATTCGGGCCGGGCGTTATCGGTTTAGAGATAGGGCAGTCTTTGAGTCGGTTAGGTGTGGATATTCGAGTATTTGGTTT includes these proteins:
- a CDS encoding DnaJ domain-containing protein, yielding MHLLIGFLAALLVFTLIRYGINSSPKQRRKLVYIVAVGLAGAVLLLLLITGRIHFVAAIVAAIIPFAKKIPALLKYIPIVRYLKQWVGGSTPVGPDGVTVVETSLLTMSLTHTSGKMDGEILQGELKGQRLSQLNPAQLYQLYQLASEQYADSVPVFDAFLQRHIGQAWRKKAEQCGYQFDELNAPTFHSDMDESQALQILGLTEGATKKEILDAHRKLMQKLHPDRGGSNFLAAQVNTAKDVLLNNMNA
- a CDS encoding secretin N-terminal domain-containing protein — translated: MRFSWVLTPSLAAIKISILFLLLSVSQAVFAQNIEVISVQYRAAEDIASQIKALYPEQQVRVVGRGQQLTIRADGSTLEEIKQLVTSLDVAPNQFLISVSSDANAQQNNKGISGSISTSTNTMNNGSINIQAHKKSYKTRGTGSQAVRVLEGHSAFVSAGQKHPVRERQLINGQWVNGVDYIDMTSGFYIEPRLMGSDQVELKIRTQQNQASKRQPNTINTATIESVQVVRLGEWATIGGTRQDSQRSTSGIGYSTERHSIDNQSMTIKVDLVGD
- a CDS encoding 3-deoxy-7-phosphoheptulonate synthase, which translates into the protein MTNSTSIGLDHQAEAETSSTSVDVLPSSLVIKQQLQAAGALRLQVQQQQQMINRIVSGADPRMMVVTGPCSIHDTASAIDYGRRLAHLSSKVSDRLCLVMRCYFEKPRTTVGWKGLLHDPLLDGSDDMERGVRLSRTLLLELAGMGLPLATEALSPLAISYFDDLISWVAIGARTTESQPHREMASGLSAAVGFKNATDGGFTAAINSMKSAANPHVFMGVSENGEIGIVRTAGNPNGHIVLRGGNGQPNYDALNIARCQHALRDAGLNQRIMIDCSHENSGKDHLKQPLVLKDIAEQVKAGNSAIMGIMIESHINEHRQDISADMEYGVSITDACMSWEQTERSINALYESLG
- a CDS encoding glutathione peroxidase, producing MLQSKEGQAVPQVTFPTRENNEWKQVSTNELFAGKTVVLFALPGAFTPTCSSTHLPRYNELAGVFKENGVDSIICLSVNDPFVMDAWKENQKAENISFLPDGNADFSEGMGMAVDKNDLGFGKRSWRYSMLVKDGVIEKMFIEPEKPGDPFEVSDADTMLNYINPNAKLPSRITLFSKPGCSHCHRARDLLNKKGFRFEDIELGQGGVSYSSLQAVTGKGTTPQVFVDGALIGGADELEAYLGQ